Proteins encoded within one genomic window of Ptiloglossa arizonensis isolate GNS036 chromosome 3, iyPtiAriz1_principal, whole genome shotgun sequence:
- the Wal gene encoding electron transfer flavoprotein subunit alpha wal, with the protein MFATCFRTLRVSNKCGLLARYESTLVIAEHNNESLLPITANTLSAAKKIGGDITVLVAGTKCDVVAQAVSKVSGVSKVLVANNDAFRGFLPEALTPLIITTQNEHKFTHILAGATAFGKALLPRVAAKLDVSPISDIIGIKASDTFVRTIYAGNAIQTLKCKDKVKVVSIRGTSFEPIPLEGGNAKCETVSANECNSKQIEFIKQELTKSDRPELTSAKVVVSGGRGMKSGDNFKLLYALADKLNAAVGASRAAVDAGFVPNDLQVGQTGKIVAPDLYIAVGISGAIQHLAGMKDSKTIVAINKDPEAPIFHVADYGLVADLFKVVPELTEKL; encoded by the exons ATGTTTGCTACGTGTTTTAGAACGTTACGAGTCAGTAATAAA TGTGGTTTATTGGCCCGTTATGAATCCACATTAGTTATTGCAGAACATAATAATGAATCATTATTACCTATTACCGCCAATACCCTAAGTGCAGCAAAAAAAATTGGTGGAGATATCACTGTTCTTGTTGCTGGTACTAAGTGCGATGTAGTTGCACAAGCTGTTAGTAAAGTAAGTGGTGTTTCCAAAGTTCTAGTAGCAAATAATGATGCATTTAGGGGATTTCTTCCAGAAGCATTAACTCCTCTTATTATTACCACTCAAAATGAGCACAAATTTACCCATATTTTGGCTGGTGCTACTGCTTTTGGTAAAGCATTGCTACCAAGA GTTGCAGCTAAATTAGATGTGTCTCCAATAAGTGATATCATCGGAATTAAAGCATCAGATACATTTGTTCGTACAATTTATGCAGGAAATGCAATTCAGACTTTGAAGTGTAAAGATAAAGTGAAAGTAGTTTCAATAAGAGGTACTTCGTTCGAACCAATACCTTTGGAAGGAGGCAATGCTAAATGTGAAACTGTATCAGCTAATGAATGTAATTCAAAGCAAATAGAATTTATTAAACAAGAGTTGACAAAGTCTGATAGACCAGAATTAACATCTGCAAAAGTTGTTGTTTCTGGTGGGAGAGGAATGAAATCTGGAGATAACTTCAAATTATTATATGCACTAGCTGATAAGCTTAATGCAGCAGTTGGTGCATCCCGTGCTGCAGTTGATGCTGGCTTTGTGCCTAATGATTTGCAAGTTGGACAGACTGGAAAAATTGTTGCTCCT gaCCTATATATTGCCGTGGGTATCTCTGGAGCAATTCAGCACCTTGCTGGTATGAAAGACTCAAAAACAATTGTTGCAATTAATAAAGATCCAGAAGCTCCAATCTTTCATGTAGCCGATTATGGCTTAGTTGCTGATCTGTTTAAGGTTGTGCCAGAACTTacagaaaaattgtaa